From the genome of Nocardia sp. NBC_01503, one region includes:
- a CDS encoding dienelactone hydrolase family protein, with the protein MSSMQLDAPDGPIEAYLATPSGDGPWPGVVVLHDMLGIGSAVQGSTRMLADHGYLAIAPDLFSRGKVRCVPGMIRDLLANKRDSTPVRDILAARAQLMNDPRCTGKVAVAGFCLGGAFALLAATEGFDAAAPFYPAGRGNYDEILRGSCPIVASYGRRDPQNIGRGPKLERTLTEAGVPHDVKTYPKSGHSFADNHPGQPLLKVLGLGYNAEATSDAWRRVFAFFDTHLSPGDQPGGPKA; encoded by the coding sequence ATGAGCTCAATGCAATTGGACGCGCCCGACGGGCCCATCGAGGCCTATCTCGCCACACCCTCCGGGGACGGGCCGTGGCCCGGGGTGGTGGTGCTGCACGACATGCTCGGAATCGGCAGCGCCGTGCAGGGATCCACCCGCATGCTCGCCGACCACGGCTATCTCGCCATCGCACCGGACCTGTTCTCGCGCGGCAAGGTTCGGTGCGTGCCGGGGATGATCCGCGATCTCCTGGCCAATAAACGCGATAGCACCCCGGTACGCGATATTCTCGCCGCCCGCGCGCAGTTGATGAACGATCCGCGCTGTACCGGCAAGGTCGCGGTGGCGGGCTTCTGTTTGGGTGGTGCGTTCGCGCTGCTCGCCGCCACCGAGGGATTCGACGCCGCCGCGCCGTTCTATCCGGCGGGCCGCGGCAATTACGACGAGATACTGCGCGGGTCCTGCCCGATCGTGGCCAGTTACGGTCGGCGTGATCCGCAGAACATCGGACGCGGGCCGAAGCTCGAGCGCACCCTGACCGAGGCCGGGGTGCCGCACGATGTGAAGACCTATCCGAAATCCGGGCATTCGTTCGCCGACAACCATCCCGGGCAGCCGCTGTTGAAGGTCCTGGGCCTGGGCTACAACGCCGAGGCCACATCCGATGCCTGGCGGCGCGTCTTCGCCTTCTTCGACACCCACCTGTCCCCGGGCGACCAGCCGGGCGGACCGAAGGCGTAA
- a CDS encoding sterol desaturase family protein, with protein sequence MNLWDQINQPVTYAVPFFVLALVVEIFSLRAHGDERTGYERTDARNSLIMGAVSVFVSGAAKFVALLGYAVLYVHAPWQVDPRNPLSWVAVMLAVDVLWYVYHRTSHRVRVVWAAHQVHHNSRYFNYATALRQKWNPWFELLAWIPLPLLGVPPWMVFTAWSFNLIYQFWVHTETIGRLPRWFEFVFNTPSHHRVHHASDPEYLDRNYGGIFILWDRLFGTFRAETFRPTYGLTKNIESANVFTLQYYEFGALWRDLRSSRRIRDWVGYAFGPPGWSPGDRWVSKKAKTRRQASDVASAL encoded by the coding sequence GTGAACCTGTGGGACCAGATCAATCAGCCCGTGACGTACGCGGTCCCGTTCTTCGTGCTCGCCCTGGTCGTGGAGATCTTCTCGCTGCGCGCGCACGGCGACGAGCGCACCGGATATGAGCGGACCGATGCCCGCAACAGCCTGATCATGGGCGCGGTCTCGGTATTCGTCAGCGGTGCGGCGAAATTCGTGGCCTTGCTCGGGTACGCGGTGCTGTACGTGCACGCGCCGTGGCAGGTGGATCCGCGAAATCCGCTCAGCTGGGTCGCGGTCATGCTGGCGGTGGATGTGCTCTGGTACGTCTACCACCGCACCTCACATCGGGTGCGGGTGGTGTGGGCGGCGCATCAGGTGCACCACAACAGCCGGTACTTCAACTATGCGACGGCGCTGCGGCAGAAGTGGAATCCGTGGTTCGAACTGCTGGCCTGGATTCCACTGCCGCTGCTGGGCGTCCCGCCGTGGATGGTGTTCACGGCGTGGTCGTTCAATCTGATCTACCAGTTCTGGGTGCATACCGAGACCATCGGCCGACTGCCGCGCTGGTTCGAGTTCGTCTTCAATACGCCCTCGCACCATCGCGTGCACCATGCCAGCGATCCGGAGTATCTGGACCGCAATTACGGCGGCATCTTCATTCTGTGGGACCGCCTGTTCGGCACCTTCCGCGCCGAAACCTTCCGTCCCACCTACGGTTTGACCAAGAACATCGAGAGCGCCAACGTCTTCACGCTGCAGTACTACGAATTCGGCGCGCTGTGGCGGGATCTGCGCTCCAGCAGGCGGATTCGGGACTGGGTCGGTTACGCCTTCGGTCCGCCCGGCTGGTCGCCCGGGGACAGGTGGGTGTCGAAGAAGGCGAAGACGCGCCGCCAGGCATCGGATGTGGCCTCGGCGTTGTAG
- a CDS encoding YfcC family protein, with translation MSDTTVAGPASGTEPARHKKKRGFPSTYTILAGVTVAVWLAAFVIPPGAYQVDDKGHTIAGSYHRIEGAKNFGERMRDLFLAPINGLYGIQGENGQVAPDSSGALYGAAAVFLFVLAVGAFITVAFATGALDSGIGRLAYKLRSRSFLLIVGIMVVFAIAGTVEGFAEETLGFYALLVPLTLALGYDRMTAVGAIIAGAGVGVLCSTVNPFATGTASSAADVPIGDGIVLRLAMLVVLTAVTVAYVLWYARRVKNDPEKSWSGWQPGDREVKADDHEPDPLTKRQILVLWLVGLTFAFMIFAIIPWATVINGPDAKSFGWELDWYFPELTALFLVGAVVIGLVGGLGESRMSEAVGKGFGDFVGAGIVIVLARGVTVIMNNTQITATVLHALEGVVTGTSSAVFAVAVFLVNVPLAFLIPSTSGHATLAMPIMAPLADFANVPRSLVVTAWQSASGWANLVTPTTAVVTGGIALAKVRYDRYVKFIAPLMGILFVLICAFLAIAAWIG, from the coding sequence ATGAGCGACACCACGGTGGCCGGTCCGGCATCCGGGACCGAACCCGCCCGGCACAAGAAGAAGCGCGGCTTCCCCTCCACCTACACGATTCTCGCGGGCGTCACGGTGGCGGTGTGGCTGGCGGCCTTCGTGATTCCGCCGGGCGCGTACCAGGTGGACGATAAGGGCCACACCATCGCCGGGTCTTATCACCGCATCGAGGGTGCGAAGAATTTCGGCGAGCGTATGCGCGATCTGTTCCTCGCGCCGATCAATGGGCTCTATGGGATCCAGGGTGAGAACGGGCAGGTCGCACCCGACAGCTCCGGCGCGCTCTACGGTGCGGCGGCGGTCTTCCTCTTCGTGCTCGCGGTCGGCGCGTTCATTACCGTCGCCTTCGCCACCGGTGCGCTGGACAGCGGAATCGGGCGGCTGGCATACAAACTGCGCAGCCGGTCGTTCCTGCTGATCGTCGGCATCATGGTGGTTTTCGCCATCGCGGGCACGGTCGAGGGTTTCGCGGAGGAGACCCTGGGCTTCTACGCGCTGCTGGTGCCCTTGACCCTGGCATTGGGTTATGACCGCATGACCGCCGTCGGCGCGATCATCGCCGGTGCGGGTGTCGGCGTGCTGTGTTCGACGGTCAACCCGTTCGCCACCGGCACCGCCTCCTCGGCCGCGGATGTGCCCATCGGTGACGGCATTGTGCTGCGCCTGGCCATGCTGGTGGTGCTCACGGCCGTCACCGTCGCCTATGTGCTCTGGTACGCGCGCCGGGTCAAGAACGATCCCGAGAAGTCGTGGTCCGGTTGGCAACCCGGCGATCGGGAGGTGAAAGCCGATGACCACGAACCGGATCCGCTGACCAAGCGCCAGATTCTGGTGCTGTGGCTGGTCGGTCTCACCTTCGCCTTCATGATCTTCGCGATCATCCCCTGGGCCACGGTCATCAATGGTCCGGACGCGAAATCCTTCGGCTGGGAACTGGATTGGTACTTTCCGGAGCTGACCGCGCTCTTCCTGGTCGGCGCGGTGGTGATCGGCCTGGTCGGTGGCCTCGGCGAGAGCAGGATGTCCGAGGCGGTCGGTAAGGGCTTCGGCGATTTCGTCGGCGCGGGCATCGTGATCGTGCTGGCCCGCGGCGTCACCGTGATCATGAACAACACCCAGATCACCGCCACCGTGCTGCACGCTCTCGAGGGCGTGGTCACCGGCACCTCCTCCGCGGTCTTCGCGGTCGCGGTCTTCCTGGTGAATGTGCCCCTGGCCTTCCTGATTCCATCGACCTCGGGCCACGCCACCCTCGCCATGCCGATCATGGCCCCACTCGCCGATTTCGCGAATGTCCCACGGTCCCTGGTGGTTACGGCCTGGCAGTCGGCCTCCGGCTGGGCGAACCTGGTCACCCCCACCACCGCCGTGGTCACCGGTGGTATCGCCCTGGCCAAGGTGCGCTACGACCGCTACGTCAAGTTCATCGCCCCGCTCATGGGCATCCTGTTCGTATTGATCTGCGCCTTCCTGGCCATCGCGGCCTGGATCGGCTGA
- a CDS encoding family 1 glycosylhydrolase — MRIRPRYFAPAALVAAALVLGNAPASARPAPPTQLAPLGSDFLWGVAASGFQSEGDAPDSNWSRYVAAGKTEDPYRDSIDFHSRFRSDIQLAANLGVKVYRMGIEWARVQPQPGVWDENGLKFYDEVISTITAAGMRPMLTLDHWVFPGWEVDRGGWRNPGIVSDWLANARTVVDRYAHFNPLWVTFNEPVMYMLNETRHGGISAADIPAMTDRIAQAHNGIYDYIHGVQPGAMVTSNVAYVPTAEDAINGPLMNAIAAKLDYIGIDYYYGMSPDDMRAISNELWQNSLQPDGIYYALQHYSRAFPGKPLYIVENGMPTENGMPRADGYTRADDLRDTVYWVQRAAADGMNVIGYNYWSLTDNYEWGSYTPRFGLYTVDVLTDPTLTRKPTDAVPAYTAITAGNGVPADYRPTRDPKACSLVDALASCADPVTVPR; from the coding sequence ATGCGTATCCGTCCTCGATATTTCGCCCCCGCCGCCCTGGTCGCCGCCGCCCTGGTGCTGGGCAACGCCCCGGCCTCCGCCCGGCCCGCGCCGCCGACGCAGCTCGCGCCGCTGGGCAGTGACTTCCTGTGGGGTGTGGCCGCCTCCGGGTTCCAGTCCGAGGGTGACGCGCCGGACAGCAACTGGTCGCGGTATGTGGCGGCGGGCAAGACCGAGGACCCGTATCGCGACTCCATCGACTTCCATTCGCGCTTCCGGTCCGATATCCAGCTCGCCGCGAACCTGGGCGTGAAGGTGTACCGCATGGGCATCGAATGGGCGCGCGTACAGCCGCAGCCCGGGGTGTGGGATGAGAACGGGCTGAAGTTCTACGACGAGGTCATCTCCACCATTACCGCGGCGGGTATGCGGCCGATGCTGACCCTCGATCACTGGGTGTTCCCGGGCTGGGAGGTCGACCGTGGTGGCTGGCGGAATCCGGGCATCGTGTCGGACTGGCTTGCCAACGCGCGCACGGTGGTTGATCGCTACGCGCACTTCAACCCGCTCTGGGTCACCTTCAACGAGCCGGTCATGTACATGCTCAACGAGACTCGGCACGGCGGCATATCGGCCGCGGATATTCCGGCCATGACGGATCGGATCGCGCAGGCGCACAACGGAATCTACGACTATATCCACGGTGTGCAGCCCGGCGCGATGGTCACCAGCAATGTCGCCTACGTCCCGACCGCCGAGGACGCGATCAACGGTCCGCTCATGAACGCGATCGCGGCCAAGCTGGATTACATCGGCATCGACTACTACTACGGCATGTCACCCGACGATATGCGGGCCATCTCGAACGAACTGTGGCAGAACTCCTTGCAGCCCGACGGCATCTACTATGCGCTGCAACACTATTCGCGCGCTTTCCCGGGCAAGCCGCTCTACATCGTCGAGAACGGCATGCCGACCGAGAACGGTATGCCGCGGGCCGACGGCTACACCCGCGCCGACGACCTCCGCGACACCGTCTACTGGGTCCAGCGCGCCGCCGCCGACGGTATGAACGTCATCGGCTACAACTACTGGAGCCTCACCGACAACTACGAATGGGGTTCCTACACACCGCGATTCGGTCTCTACACGGTGGACGTGCTGACCGACCCCACGCTCACTCGCAAGCCCACCGACGCCGTCCCCGCGTACACGGCCATCACCGCCGGCAACGGCGTCCCGGCCGACTACCGCCCGACCCGCGACCCCAAGGCGTGCTCACTCGTCGACGCGCTGGCCAGCTGCGCCGATCCGGTGACGGTGCCGCGGTAG
- a CDS encoding rhodanese-like domain-containing protein: protein MTTLITREELAKEIEAGTVTVLDALGGEYYDKAHLPGALPLIESEVDARAPQLLPDKAAAIVTYCSNPACANSQSVATALERLGYTNVRKYREGIQDWSEAGLPIES, encoded by the coding sequence ATGACCACGTTGATCACTCGCGAAGAACTCGCCAAGGAGATCGAGGCCGGGACCGTGACGGTGCTGGACGCCCTCGGCGGTGAGTACTACGACAAGGCGCATCTGCCGGGCGCGCTCCCGTTGATCGAGTCCGAAGTGGACGCCCGCGCGCCCCAACTGCTCCCCGACAAGGCCGCCGCCATCGTCACCTACTGCTCCAATCCCGCCTGCGCCAACAGCCAGAGCGTCGCCACCGCACTGGAGCGACTCGGCTACACCAATGTCCGCAAATACCGTGAAGGCATTCAGGATTGGAGCGAGGCGGGGTTGCCAATCGAGAGCTAA
- a CDS encoding M20/M25/M40 family metallo-hydrolase, which produces MDLRQDLRGTVGDLMPELKSLLEQLVAIPSIAFPEYPKENVRRAHDLVAEELRKSGVDDISVLNLPDTSPVIYGRIPAPPGAPTVLLYGHYDVQPSGDESLWNTPPFTPTEKDGAIYGRGAADCKANVVAHIGALRAYGGKPPVGVTIVIEGQEEYGSCFDDYPGEKPDLFQADALLICDAGNIRAGTPTLVTALRGVADVFVEVRTLAAPVHSGQFGGAAPDALLALVAGLATLHDADGNVAVQGLRRDKWTGANYTDAEFAEITGMAPGMPLLGTGPIGERIWYGPAITVIGLDAPPVKTAASAVVPYAKAYLNVRVHPEQDPAEGQRAVIEHLRKVKPYGIELTVTGGDVGAGFAAGTSGPAYAAMREAMGKAWNTEVVDSAMGGSIPLTNSMAAANPNSEVIMIGAEDSKCNMHGFNERVLLSELSNTALAEAEFFQLFANRMRK; this is translated from the coding sequence ATGGATCTGCGTCAGGACCTGCGTGGCACTGTCGGCGACCTCATGCCCGAGCTGAAATCTCTGCTCGAGCAGCTCGTCGCAATCCCCTCCATTGCCTTCCCGGAGTATCCGAAAGAGAATGTGCGGCGGGCGCACGATCTCGTAGCGGAAGAATTGCGGAAGTCCGGTGTCGATGATATTTCGGTACTGAACCTGCCGGACACCTCCCCGGTTATCTACGGCCGCATTCCGGCACCGCCCGGTGCGCCGACCGTACTGCTGTACGGGCACTACGACGTTCAACCCTCGGGTGATGAAAGCCTCTGGAACACACCACCATTCACACCCACCGAGAAGGACGGCGCGATCTACGGGCGCGGCGCCGCGGACTGCAAGGCCAACGTGGTCGCGCATATCGGCGCACTGCGGGCCTACGGCGGTAAGCCACCGGTCGGCGTCACCATTGTCATCGAGGGGCAGGAGGAGTACGGCTCCTGCTTCGACGACTATCCGGGTGAGAAGCCGGATCTCTTCCAGGCCGACGCCCTGCTCATCTGCGACGCGGGCAATATTCGGGCGGGCACACCCACCCTGGTCACCGCATTGCGCGGTGTCGCAGACGTTTTCGTCGAGGTGCGCACACTCGCGGCTCCGGTGCACTCCGGTCAGTTCGGCGGTGCGGCCCCGGATGCCCTGCTCGCGCTCGTGGCCGGGCTCGCGACCCTGCACGATGCCGATGGCAATGTGGCGGTCCAGGGACTGCGCCGGGACAAATGGACCGGCGCGAACTACACCGATGCCGAGTTCGCCGAAATCACCGGTATGGCACCGGGAATGCCGCTGCTGGGCACCGGACCGATCGGTGAACGCATCTGGTACGGACCCGCCATCACGGTCATCGGACTGGACGCACCGCCGGTGAAAACCGCCGCGTCGGCGGTGGTTCCGTACGCCAAGGCGTATCTGAACGTGCGCGTGCATCCCGAACAGGATCCGGCCGAGGGCCAGCGCGCGGTCATCGAACACCTGAGGAAGGTCAAGCCCTACGGTATCGAACTCACCGTCACCGGCGGCGATGTCGGAGCCGGATTCGCCGCCGGCACAAGCGGTCCCGCCTACGCCGCCATGCGTGAGGCCATGGGCAAGGCGTGGAATACCGAGGTGGTGGACTCGGCCATGGGTGGTTCGATTCCACTCACCAACTCCATGGCCGCCGCCAATCCGAACTCCGAGGTGATCATGATCGGCGCGGAGGACTCCAAATGCAATATGCACGGCTTCAATGAGCGAGTCCTGTTGAGCGAGTTGAGCAATACCGCTCTCGCCGAGGCCGAGTTCTTCCAACTGTTCGCGAACAGGATGCGCAAATGA
- a CDS encoding LLM class F420-dependent oxidoreductase has protein sequence MRFGIFIPQGWRLDLAGIDPAAQWGVMRDLAQRIDANPDWESLWVYDHFHTVPLPTEEATHEAWTLMSAFAASTSRVRLGQMCTAISYRNPAYLAKVAATVDLVSGGRVEMGIGGGWYEHEWRAYGYGFPSAGERLGRLDEGVQIFKQAWTTGSATLNGKHYQVDGAIVRPLPLQEGGIPIWIAGGGEKVTLRIAAQYARYTNFSGDPTEFAHKSDLLRGHCEKVGTDFESITRSSNFNTLVGSTEAEVQQRLTELEARLAKVIGADQAKGHVESLFRNSPGVGTPEQIIENITRTKDLGLTYSIHYFPEIAYDTSGLELFEREVIPALR, from the coding sequence GTGCGTTTCGGCATTTTCATCCCGCAGGGCTGGCGGCTGGATCTGGCCGGTATCGATCCGGCCGCACAGTGGGGCGTAATGCGCGACCTCGCCCAGCGCATCGACGCCAATCCGGACTGGGAATCGCTGTGGGTCTACGACCATTTCCACACCGTGCCCCTCCCCACCGAAGAGGCCACCCATGAGGCGTGGACCCTGATGTCCGCCTTCGCCGCGAGCACCTCGCGGGTGCGCCTGGGCCAGATGTGTACCGCCATCAGCTACCGCAACCCCGCCTACCTGGCCAAGGTCGCCGCCACCGTGGATCTCGTCTCCGGCGGTCGCGTGGAAATGGGCATCGGCGGCGGCTGGTACGAACACGAGTGGCGCGCCTACGGCTACGGCTTCCCCTCCGCCGGTGAGCGTCTCGGCCGTCTCGACGAGGGCGTGCAGATCTTCAAACAGGCCTGGACCACCGGTTCGGCCACCCTGAATGGTAAGCACTACCAGGTCGACGGCGCGATCGTGCGCCCACTTCCCTTGCAGGAGGGCGGAATTCCGATCTGGATCGCGGGCGGCGGCGAGAAGGTGACGCTGCGTATCGCGGCGCAGTACGCGCGGTACACCAACTTCTCCGGCGATCCGACGGAGTTCGCGCACAAGTCCGACCTGCTGCGTGGACACTGCGAGAAGGTCGGCACCGACTTCGAATCCATCACCCGCAGCTCCAATTTCAATACCCTCGTGGGTTCGACCGAGGCCGAGGTGCAACAGCGCCTCACCGAACTCGAGGCCCGCCTGGCGAAGGTGATCGGCGCGGATCAGGCCAAGGGACACGTGGAGAGCCTCTTCCGCAACAGCCCCGGCGTCGGCACCCCCGAGCAGATCATCGAGAACATCACCCGCACCAAGGATCTCGGCCTGACGTACAGCATCCACTACTTCCCCGAGATCGCCTACGACACCTCCGGCCTCGAACTCTTCGAACGCGAGGTGATCCCCGCCCTGCGCTGA
- a CDS encoding TetR/AcrR family transcriptional regulator, whose protein sequence is MVKRGPYGKGIERREQILDAALRTIAERGFFATSVAELAEAVGLSQGGLLHYFGSKEELFVAVLRRRDEADLSAAADRTPEALIEVVRRNAQVPGLIELFTHMQAAAADPRHPAHFYMRERYRIGLEGFSTSLRDMRDAGKLPAHVDPDAAAVTLFALADGLQSRWLIDPSFDMAAHLELCWRNLIR, encoded by the coding sequence GTGGTGAAACGGGGACCCTATGGCAAGGGCATCGAACGGCGGGAGCAGATCCTCGACGCCGCGCTGCGCACCATCGCCGAACGCGGCTTCTTCGCCACCTCGGTCGCCGAACTGGCCGAGGCGGTCGGGCTGAGTCAGGGCGGGCTGCTGCACTACTTCGGCTCCAAGGAGGAGCTGTTCGTAGCTGTGCTGCGCCGACGCGACGAGGCCGATCTATCGGCCGCCGCCGACCGCACGCCGGAGGCCCTCATCGAGGTGGTCCGGCGCAATGCCCAGGTGCCCGGACTGATCGAACTGTTCACCCATATGCAGGCGGCCGCCGCCGATCCCCGGCATCCCGCACACTTCTATATGCGGGAGCGGTATCGCATAGGTCTCGAAGGCTTCTCGACCTCGCTGCGCGACATGCGCGATGCCGGAAAGCTACCCGCGCATGTCGACCCCGATGCCGCCGCCGTAACCCTTTTCGCCCTCGCCGACGGCCTGCAATCGCGCTGGCTCATCGATCCGAGCTTCGATATGGCGGCACATTTGGAACTGTGCTGGCGCAATCTGATTCGCTGA
- a CDS encoding carboxylesterase family protein, which translates to MRDNIAAFGGDPAKATVAGQSAGGGAVWTLMAAPSAKGLLRADISASGAVSQPNDRATAMALTELFTKRTGLPATAAALKDLSGNQIQDLEDKLREIGPDSGSALALAPFADGSTIPLATPELLKSGGATDVPLLLGFTRDEFNAMTQDQPVADAALPAAFAAMGLPPSDIAAFRTAYPTDNAAQLLGQAQSDLLLRAPSFKLAEDRANRDQPTWLYEFTWASDAPRFKGASFHRLDVPFAFDCLEAPGVTAVAGDNPPQSLADAVHESWVSFITNGDPGNAWPRYTTEQRQTMIWSESPRVQADPFAAQRALWLR; encoded by the coding sequence GTGCGCGACAATATCGCGGCCTTCGGCGGCGATCCGGCCAAGGCCACCGTGGCGGGACAGTCCGCCGGTGGCGGTGCGGTATGGACCCTCATGGCCGCACCATCGGCGAAAGGTCTTCTCCGCGCGGACATTTCGGCCTCGGGCGCGGTATCGCAGCCCAATGACCGGGCCACCGCGATGGCGCTCACCGAACTGTTCACCAAGCGCACCGGCCTGCCCGCCACCGCCGCCGCGCTGAAGGACCTGTCCGGCAACCAGATTCAGGATCTGGAGGACAAGTTGCGCGAGATCGGCCCGGACAGCGGCTCAGCCCTGGCCCTGGCGCCCTTCGCCGATGGCAGCACCATTCCGCTCGCCACCCCGGAGCTTTTGAAATCCGGTGGAGCAACCGATGTTCCACTGCTGCTGGGCTTCACCCGCGACGAATTCAACGCCATGACCCAGGATCAGCCGGTCGCCGATGCCGCCCTGCCCGCCGCGTTCGCCGCAATGGGCTTGCCGCCCAGCGATATCGCCGCCTTCCGCACCGCGTACCCGACCGACAATGCCGCCCAGCTGCTCGGCCAGGCACAGAGCGATCTACTACTGCGCGCGCCCTCGTTCAAGCTCGCGGAGGATCGCGCGAATCGCGATCAGCCGACCTGGCTCTACGAATTCACCTGGGCCTCGGATGCGCCGAGGTTCAAGGGCGCCTCCTTCCACCGCCTGGATGTGCCGTTCGCCTTCGACTGCCTCGAGGCACCGGGCGTGACCGCGGTCGCGGGTGACAATCCACCCCAGTCGCTGGCGGATGCCGTGCACGAATCGTGGGTGTCCTTCATCACCAATGGCGATCCGGGCAATGCCTGGCCGCGCTACACCACCGAGCAGCGGCAAACCATGATCTGGTCCGAATCGCCGCGGGTCCAGGCCGACCCCTTCGCCGCTCAGCGCGCCCTTTGGCTACGCTGA
- a CDS encoding MarR family winged helix-turn-helix transcriptional regulator — translation MPPKSHPAVNAWAALLQVHAKLVPELDAELRRATGLPLSWYDVLLELDGPQRLRMSDLGDRVVLSRTRVSRLVTELESRGLVRRESNPDDGRSAFVSITDQGRERFREAAPHYLAGIERRFGGQLARGELETVAAALNKVLSPADLPDPAPGKTD, via the coding sequence GTGCCACCGAAATCCCACCCCGCCGTCAATGCCTGGGCCGCCCTGCTCCAGGTACACGCCAAACTGGTCCCGGAGCTGGACGCCGAACTACGCCGCGCCACCGGCCTACCGCTGAGCTGGTACGACGTCCTGCTGGAACTCGATGGGCCGCAACGCTTGCGGATGAGCGACCTGGGTGACCGGGTGGTGCTCAGCCGCACCCGGGTGAGCCGCCTGGTCACCGAACTGGAATCGCGGGGACTGGTGCGGCGTGAATCCAATCCCGATGACGGCCGCTCGGCCTTCGTGAGCATTACCGACCAGGGTCGCGAACGCTTCCGCGAGGCCGCGCCGCATTACCTGGCCGGTATCGAGCGGCGGTTCGGCGGGCAACTGGCGCGGGGTGAGTTGGAGACGGTCGCCGCCGCCCTGAACAAGGTGCTTTCCCCCGCTGACCTGCCTGATCCGGCGCCGGGCAAGACCGACTGA
- a CDS encoding MFS transporter, translating to MARDPRAWLSVATAIFAIAWGGNEFTPLLVMYKRDGLPVTTVDLLLFEYVLGIVPALLIGGPLSDRYGRRPLMLPAPVIAASGSLLLAFGSSSVPMLSAGRVLCGAALGLAMAVGSSWLKELSQPPFAAETASGTGARRSAMSLTGGFGVGAGVAGVLAQWGPLPDSLPYLINVGLCLVAAAWILRAPETLVPEPTTRRLTEDLKIPAVAHRRFRLVVLPVALWLFACSATAYAIMPTLMMPKVHGAPIAFSALITVTTLGCGFAIQSVARRLDRPGTIRLPALALTLVATGMGLAAAASGPLTLWLTIATAIVLGLGFGIGLVAGLLEIERMARPDDLAGLTAVFYAVSYLGFGLPALMAMLHDSTGIGYPAMFTMLAVAAAGCLGLVARCRRS from the coding sequence GTGGCTCGCGACCCCCGCGCGTGGTTGAGCGTGGCCACGGCGATCTTCGCGATCGCCTGGGGTGGAAACGAATTCACGCCACTGCTGGTCATGTACAAACGGGACGGCTTGCCGGTCACCACCGTTGATCTGCTGCTGTTCGAGTACGTGCTGGGGATCGTGCCCGCGCTGTTGATCGGTGGGCCGCTGTCGGACCGATACGGTCGCCGACCGCTCATGCTCCCCGCGCCGGTGATCGCCGCATCGGGATCACTGCTGCTCGCCTTCGGATCATCTTCCGTGCCGATGCTATCCGCCGGACGCGTGCTCTGCGGTGCGGCGCTCGGGCTGGCGATGGCGGTCGGCAGCAGCTGGCTCAAGGAGTTGTCGCAGCCGCCATTCGCGGCCGAAACCGCCTCCGGCACCGGAGCGCGACGCTCGGCCATGAGTCTCACCGGCGGCTTCGGTGTGGGCGCGGGTGTGGCAGGGGTGTTGGCACAGTGGGGGCCGCTGCCGGACTCCCTCCCCTACCTGATCAATGTCGGGCTGTGCCTGGTTGCCGCCGCATGGATTCTCCGGGCTCCGGAAACCCTGGTGCCCGAGCCGACTACGAGGCGATTGACCGAGGACCTGAAGATCCCCGCCGTGGCGCATCGCCGCTTCCGACTGGTCGTGCTGCCCGTCGCACTATGGCTGTTCGCCTGTTCCGCAACGGCTTACGCCATCATGCCCACCCTCATGATGCCGAAGGTGCACGGTGCGCCCATCGCGTTCTCCGCGCTGATCACCGTCACTACGCTGGGCTGCGGTTTCGCCATTCAATCAGTGGCCCGCCGCCTGGATCGCCCCGGCACCATCCGCCTCCCCGCCCTGGCACTGACCCTCGTCGCCACCGGAATGGGGCTCGCCGCGGCAGCCTCGGGCCCACTCACGCTCTGGCTCACCATCGCCACCGCCATCGTGCTCGGCCTCGGTTTCGGCATCGGGCTGGTCGCCGGACTTCTGGAGATCGAACGCATGGCCCGCCCCGATGATCTCGCGGGCCTGACCGCCGTCTTCTACGCGGTCAGCTACCTCGGCTTCGGCCTCCCCGCCCTCATGGCAATGCTCCACGACAGCACCGGCATCGGCTATCCGGCCATGTTCACCATGCTGGCGGTAGCCGCGGCGGGTTGCCTCGGACTCGTCGCGCGTTGCCGCCGCAGCTGA